From Fundulus heteroclitus isolate FHET01 unplaced genomic scaffold, MU-UCD_Fhet_4.1 scaffold_269, whole genome shotgun sequence, a single genomic window includes:
- the LOC105925745 gene encoding neuronal-specific septin-3, producing MLETVINVAKHYLSLFFVLRGGNSSNFKALMSDNSPIHQGPPAVYQLKPKKEMIGTLTRVTVGEKDQTKLNKTILLVGETGTGKSTLTNALFNYAVGVKFKDEVWFQIVEDEKRSETESQTSDVIVYEIFGFEDQTLPFSLTIIDTPGYGDTRGKEKDKLVSQRLRQLFQSEDGVHELHAVGLVMKATDNRLSDRLKYIYDSVMSLFGKDLERNIVALVTHSDGGTPENVLQALNAADIKCSKDENDQPVHFLFNNQQKKQRNTSKRDQLALKLSWDFTNEEMDRLRDILKKMKPQPLKETVEVMNKQIRLTACIENLRKYENFTIEDNEVYKTAVKHCSKRATGVGHTPQLTRTTCGGE from the exons atgctggaaactgtcatcaATGTGGCCAAACATTACCTCAGTCTCTTTTTTGTTCT GAGGGGAGGTAACTCATCTAATTTTAAAGCCTTGATGTCAGACAACAGTCCGATCCATCAAGGACCTCCTGCAGTCTACCAGCTGAAGCCAAAGAAAGAGATGATAGGAACTCTGACCAGAGTGACGGTTGGTGAAAAAGATCAAACGAAGCTGAATAAAACCATCTTACTGGTTGGTGAAACAGGGACAGGAAAGTCCACTCTGACCAATGCTCTGTTCAACTACGCTGTGGGAGTGAAGTTTAAGGATGAAGTCTGGTTTCAGATTGTAGAAGATGAGAAAAGAAGTGAGACAGAAAGTCAGACATCAGATGTGATCGTGTACGAGATCTTTGGGTTTGAAGATCAAACTCTGCCGTTCTCTCTGACCATCATCGACACACCTGGATATGGAGACACCAGAGGTAAAGAAAAAGATAAGTTGGTCAGTCAAAGATTGCGTCAATTGTTTCAATCAGAAGATGGAGTTCATGAACTTCATGCAGTCGGTCTGGTGATGAAAGCGACTGATAACCGTCTGAGTGACCGTCTGAAGTATATCTATGATTCAGTGATGTCTCTGTTTGGAAAAGACCTGGAGAGAAACATTGTCGCTCTGGTCACACACTCTGATGGAGGAACACctgaaaatgttcttcaggcTCTGAATGCAGCAGATATTAAATGTTCCAAAGATGAGAATGATCAGCCTGTTCACTTCCTGTTTAATaaccaacagaaaaaacagagaaacacgTCAAAGCGAGATCAGCTCGCTCTGAAGTTGTCCTGGGACTTTACAAATGAAGAAATGGATCGTTTGAGAGACATCCTGAAAAAGATGAAACCTCAGCCACTGAAGGAAACTGTGGAGGTTATGAATAAACAGATCAGACTGACCGCCTGCATCGAGAATCTGAGGAAGTATGAGAATTTTACCATTGAAGATAATGAGGTCTACAAA